AACCATGCGGGTCTCCTGTGCGTGGAGCACCCTACGAAGTGCAGGGGTGGGTGCTTTTTGGGCTTTGCGTGGAAGTTGGGAGaagctggaaggaaggaaagcGGCTCTGGAGGTGGTTCAAAACCCTGTGGTTGCCCCAGAGGGGGCCCgtgctgtccccgtccccagcgccGCGGTGTGGGACGGGGACGGGTGTGCAATGGCAGCAGGTGGCACTGTCGGCTTAGGCATGGCCCGGCAGCTTCCCCGAAGTTGGGGACCCCCGGCTGCTGCTCAGCTTTTGGGGCTGCTTTTTTGGGGCTTCCAGCTGCATTTCGTGTCATTTGGTGTGCATGTGACACTGTGACGCCTGGCAAGGTGGGAAGGTCCCAGCAGGGAGGACGGGTCCAGCCATCCCCCCGTGACCTCCCTGTGCCCACCGCTGCTCCCTGcaagccagggcagagctggtgtCCTGGTCGTGCCCCAGGAGAAGCTGAGACTTGCACCAAACCTTGCAGGaagcctgtggcagagctggagaagggTCCCTTGTCCCCCTCCCCGGGACTTGCTGCCTCTTGTCCCCACCAGTTGAAGGGAGCATCCCCATGTGCAGGGGAGCAtcccccgggctgggctgggctacCAGCCACGGAGGGAGCTGTGGTGAGAAATTTCCCTCTGCTCCGAGCAGGAACAGCTCTGCAGGATGTAAGGACAGCAAAGGGGTCTCATCTTGGATGGGAGCGGGGTGGGAAGGCTGGGCTCATGGCTCCCGTCCCTGCCAGGGCACGAAGGAAAACCTTCCTCCAGGACCTGCTGCAatcccagccctctccccagccGGCGGTTTCTTGCCAAGTGTGGCCTGGTGGCCACCAAAGGTAAGTGTGCACCAGGGGAGCAGGGGTGATGCCAGGCCAGATCTGGGTCACAGCAaggactcatagaatcataggatggtcggggttggaagggaccttaaagatcattgagttccaagccccctgccctgggcagggacacctcccaccagaccaggttgctccaagccccctccaacctggccttgaacccctccagggatggggcagccacagcttctctgggcaacctgggccaggctctcaccaccctcacagcaaagaagttcttccccacatctcatctccatctcccctctttcagtgtcaaacccttccccctcgtcccatcgctcccctccctgatcaagagtccctccccagctttcctggagcccctttagggactggaaggggcttgaaggtctccctggagccttctcttctccaggctgaatccccccaactctctcagcctgtcctcacagcagaggggctccagcccttccagcatctccgtggcctcctctggccccgctcccaACAGCTCCACGTCCTTCTTGTGGTGACTTCTGGTGCCAGTCTGGGTCCTGGTGCCAGAGCAGCCTCTGCAGCACCGAAACCTCTTGGTGCCAGCATCTGCCCTCTCCTGAGAGCCCGAGCGTGGCCCTTCGCAGCGCagagcccagcccctgccctgggctaaATAAAACCCAGATACAAAGGGTAAAAATAATTCTGGGGGGaggaagatgggggggggggggctttcatTTTGTTTGATGTGGCCCAATTTCAGTGCCGATGGCTCTGTCTCCTGCTCTTGGCTAGTCTATCAGTCATTGTCCCCGCCTGAGAGGGTCACGTCTGGGCAGATCTCGGGGGAGGAACTGTCTGCGTGTCTGACTGCGGCGCAACCCCCGGCCATAGCAACCCTCCTCCTGCCGGCTCAGCCCCCGGCTGCTTCCTCCACACGCTGCGGGAAAATTAGATAAATGAGCCATCAAGGCCGTCGGACTGGCTTTTAATGGGACGGCGGCGCGGGCTGGGACAAGTCCCTCTGCATCCCGGCTCCCAGGGGAATCCCTTCTTCCCCGTGCCTTTCCACCCACGGCGCTGCTGGAGCCCAATCCCTCCTGGCCCCGTGATGGTTAACGGTGCCGCTCCGGGCTCTGCTTTCCCCAGAGCAGATAACGGGGAATTTCCCttaattttttccacaaaaggGCTTTTACTGGGTCCGCAGCTTGGGCTCTGGGGAGCAAGCGGAGGAGGGCTGTCCCCGTTAGCCTCGTTAACACCGGGCAAAGGGCCACCGTCTCGTCCCAGCCTGTAGTGAGAGGGGAATTAAGACCATTACAAGGCTATCAAACAGGATCAGAGCCCCTCTCCCTTTCTCCGAGCAGCCCCAGACCTGCTAATCCTTTTTCACGCAGCCGGACCAGCACCCACCGGGCGGTGGGGaagagctgggctgagctggaCGAGGGGCTGCGACCCCCATGTTCttcccccccagccaccccccaccccagccaccaTGGGGCTCCAGCCACCCCGGCGCCgagggaaggaagggctgggacCAGGGACCGCGACGGGATGAGCGTTGAGGTCTCCTCGAGTGCGGCGGGACGAGCTGCAGGGCTTCCATCGAGTGTTCATCCTCTTCCCCTTGCTGAAATAACGTTTATGGGGCTCTGctgcccacccccctgcccaAAGGGaaccccctgccctgtcccaggggCTTTGGGGACACAAAAGCGCGAACAAACCGGCAGCTTTTCGGCTTGGCAAACAGACTTTGGGCtacttatttatttctaaaacagcCAAATGGGGCTGCTGGGCCTGAGGATTTCACACAAAGCGGAGGGATGGATGACCCCCAAGGAGCCTCGACCCAGCTGGCCGGAGCAGCGACCCTACAAAAACACACTCGCCCTCAGCCGGCGGAGGCGAACGCCGGGCAGAGCAAACCCCTGAGGTCTGCCCTGGTTTTGGGTCCCCACCACGCCAGGGCCATCCCCGCTGAGTCCACGGAccacccagggctggcaggagtcGCTGCCCTTGGGGAAAACACAGTGTCACAGTGGTCCCCGTGGTCAGTGCCGGGGGGCAGCAAGCCCAGCTGTGGGGCTCCGGCTCCTCCATCACCCCACTGGGccgggaagggggagagggaccGGAGGGACGCAGCCCGGAGCGGTGGGAGCAGGCACGGTGGTGATCGGTGGTGGCAGGAGCGGGCGATGCCCACGCCGGCCCGGAGGCGTAAAACCCGTCATGCCGAGAGCTGGTGGCAGAAATGTTCCCCACGTGCGTGTCCGCGTGTGCCACCAGCGCGTGCAAAGCGGGGAAACCAGCAAGGGGACCAGCAGCCGGGCAGCGACTGCGCCCCGAGGCACGTCCCAGCTCCCCCCAGTTAGGAGGCTGCCAGGTACTGGTGGAAGTAGAGGCCGAAGAGGCTGGTGACCACCTGGCAGGCGGCCACCCACCAGGTGAGGAAGGCGAAGAGTCCGCGGAAGAAGAGGGGGGTGAAGATGCTGCCCAAGATGCCCGTGATCTGCTCCACGGCGGCACGCACGTCCTCCCCGTCCTCGCCGCCGGGACGTGGCGGTGCCGCCGTCGCTGCCGGAGGGACGCGAGGGGGCTCCGGGTACAGCCCCCACGAGTGGTGCCCTGGTGTGACAGAGGGGACGGGTCGGTGGGGCTCGGTCCCCGTGCTGCAGCCCCATCCCCACGCTACGGACGTGCCCGGTGGCCGAGTCCCAGCACGCTCGCTGCACGCACGGAGTTCACGCCAACTGCAAACCGCGTCTTGAGAGCCTGGGGGGACGCCTTGGACGCTGATGGCTTGATGATGGCGTGGAGGTCTCGTCCTGCTCCTCCTgaacccccgtgtccccccccacgtTCCCCCTGCCGCCCCCTTACCCAGCGTCTTGAGGAGCAACGTGCAGTGGAGGGTGAGGATGATGGGTCCCAGGTACTGCAGGCTGACCACGGAGACGTAGCAGTAGATCCTCGTGATCTGCGGGCAGCGGGGATCAGCAGGAGGCCGGTGGCCgtggcggggaccccccccccccctaccccgtTAACATCCCAGACCTTGCGCTGGATCTCCAGGACGGCGATGCGCCCGGCTTCCTTCCTCATCTGCTCCACCCAGCGCTCGGCCAGGCCCAGGTACGCCTGGAGATGGTGACGGGTGACAACCAGGCGCAACAGGCAGAGGCCGACGATGGTCCAGAGGCGCGCGGTGTTGTAGGCGGAGTCCGACATGCTGGGACAAGAGGAGGGGGGCTGTCAGGGCGATGCCGGGGTCCAGaaccccccccctctcccaaaggatgggagaggtggggggggggggggatgagggggctACTGGTGTGGGAGGAGGTGGAGTGGtgcccccgtgcctcagtttccccttggaGCAAGGATGCCGGGGCACAGAATGGGACCCGCTGCCCCACTTACATCTGCACCGTCTGCTTGCCCATGGGCGCGTGGAGCAGGAAATCCCGCGAGATGGGCTTGATCCACATCACCACCACCAGAACGGGCGCCAGGAAACTCACGTGGAGCAGGACCCTGCGGTGGAGCCATCAGACACCCGCCCCCTCCTTGCAGCCAGGTGACCCCcaattccccccctccctgcatccctccatccctccgcgGGGAGGGACCGGTCCTCACCCACATCCCCTCCACCATCTCCCACCACCAAACCTCCTCGCCCCCCTGCAGCCATAGGGCCAGGGGGGGGTTcccggccccctccgccccccctcgcctccttccccacccacaGATTTCACCCAACTGGGTCAGGGGCTTGTCGGCCGCCATCCGGAGAGCGTCGAGGTGCGTCTGGGCCAGGCGCAGCCCCGGGAAGGTCAGGCAGGCGCCCAGGAAGGAGCacagggccaccagccccaccttgAAGGCCAGCTTGGCGAGGGGCAGCCTGCGGAGAGAGAAGGCAGCGTGGGAAGGGGGGACAGGTCAGCCCCATCCTTGGTGAGCCCTGGAGGGGTTCCCACCCCCCAGACttccaaaaaaacctccccaaaccCCTCCATTTCCCTCCCCCGCCACCACCAACTCACGTCCACTCCCAGCCCCGTTGCTTCAGGATGCTCTCCAGGTTGGTGCTGACgccggccagccctgcggggagcGACCCCCCATGAGTGGggtgcccacagccccccaggGACCACCTGCCCACCCACCCGCCCACCTCTCCCTGTCTCCCCTCACACCCACCGGGCTCGAGGCCGAACTCCAGGTAGTCCTCACGGATGACCAGGGCCACCatggcgaggaggaggaagaagaaggcaAAGGTGAGGCAGACGGAGCGCTCGCCCCCCTCCTCTGAGCGGAAGTAATGGCGCATCACCATGAAGAAGACCTTGCTGTGGGCGAGGGGTGGCCGTcaaggaaatgggggggggggggggacggttTTGGGACATCCCCAACTCCAGCAGGACCTCCCTGCTCGTTAGCTCATCGTAAAGCACCCACATCGTTAGGCCACCACCTTCTCGGTGGGGAAGGTTCTCACTCGGCACCTTCACAGCTCATCAGTGAGGGGTTTATAAATccatacatttaaattttccaccTCCACTGGctttaaatggggaaaaatcaAGGATGGTGGGACCCCGAAAGCTGGCAGAAGGATACACGGAGAAGACGACCGTCAGCAGGCACCAGAGCACCCCGATGTTCGTCTCCTTCTGGGGGTCCGCCAGGCAATAGTAGCCCTCGGTGAAGACGTACACGGCGGTGGAGTAGACGGCAAAATCCACGAACCACTGGTAGTCCAGGAAATAACGCAGCACTGGTGTGACAGAGGGACATGTCACCGCGCCGTGGGGACCCATGGGGGGTCCCGGCCATGGCCGAGGGTCCCGGGCGATGCTGGGTGCCAGGACACCTGGGTCCTGAGTGCAGAGGGAATGGTGGGTGCACGGGAAGGGTGCTGGAGCCCACGTTGTGGGGGGGGTTACCGAGAGCATCCACGGTGGTGATGGGGCTGGTGTCCAGGCGGAGGTCGATGTCCCGGGGCACGGAGAGGGGCTTGTCATCCGTCACCCCGTTCATCCTCCTGCAAGGGGAACCCGGGCTCGGGACGGGAGGCAAAGAGCCGGCTCGTCCCTTGTGTGGGACACCACGTGTCCCTCACGTGGTGGCACATCCCCAGCTTGGGGCTCCTCATCACCAGCATCAGCCCCAAGCCCATCTGCGGGGTGCCACACGTCCCCAGGGGAGTTCCCATCACGCCGGGATGACTTCCATTGGCCCCAAACCACAATAGTTATGGATTTATGTCCCCCCCGGCCACCGGAGCCGCGGGCTGAGCTGACCTGTCCCTCCTGCCCTTGGGTCGCTGCTTGCCAGCCAGGGCGCAGAGCTCCTCCTCCGAGGGGTGCTTGTAGCggagcaggctggaagggagCAGCGGGGTGTCAGCGGCGCCCGGTGTGTCCCCCCAAGGCCCCAGGGGGACGAGCAAGGAGGGACGGGCCACCTACCTGCCGTTGCAGAGCAGCCAGCGAGCGAAGGAGCAGTGCGGGGCCATCTTCTGCATGAGGCTGGCGGCCAGCAGGCTCACCACCACCTGCACCCCCATCACCGCCTGCGCCGGGGACACCCTCAGGGGGACACCCTGGCACCCCCCCCACCCttggggggcagctggggagcacacccccctcttcccccagcagtctgcagtgctggggctgtctgcttccccccagccccttgTCCCTGCTATGGGACACCCCCGGCatgccaccccctccctgggcaggtaCCCTCTGGATGTGCACACCCCTGGGACATCCTGGGCATCCCCCCCCCGGGCATGCAGCACCCCCCTCAGGTATGCATCCCCCGGCCATGCACACCCCCGGGCATGCACCCCCCGGCCATGGAGCCCCCCGGGCATGTCCCCCCCAACCCGGGTGGGCACCCTCCGGACGTGCACACCCCTTGGACACCCCGGGCATCTCTCCCCGGACATTCACCTCCCGGGAACCCCCCCCGGACATCCTTCCCCGGGCATCTCCCCCCGGGCTTTCACCTCCCGGGCATCTCCCCCTGGGCAAGCAGCACCCCCTCGGGCATCCTCCCCCGGGCATGCCCCCTCCTGGGCACGCACCCCCCTAGACATGCACCCCTGAGCATGCACCCTCCAGACGTGGCCCCACCAGGGCATGCACCCCCCCGGAGACCCTGGATGAACCCCCCCTcgggcggccgccccccgccgcgctcACCATGCCGGGGTCAGTGCAAAGGCGGCCGCAGGAAGCCtgcccgccgccaccgcctcccctCGCCGGCCAATCC
This region of Numenius arquata chromosome 25, bNumArq3.hap1.1, whole genome shotgun sequence genomic DNA includes:
- the TMEM161A gene encoding LOW QUALITY PROTEIN: transmembrane protein 161A (The sequence of the model RefSeq protein was modified relative to this genomic sequence to represent the inferred CDS: inserted 1 base in 1 codon): MATFMATATATPLRGGLDRAARRGTGTPGEEEAVPGCGRFYRRDAGQVRDPQLVALPVTVGSYRAGRERHTAASLGAMGEEGRRPAELPGHRFSGGNRGPRAAPRRAQPRCLPPRRPAAPAASAVLAPEPNMAAVVKPPPRPLGGREPWGAETGNRRGRTGPLRPARALRGGYRARGRRRRGAGADAASRPRRCPKCPFPEPAPAPKVLPGRRRDSAGPVRSLGGALRPRSLLGFYPLRKDRGRARPGKEPFGSGTHRGGGAGPGPAMPRAVWTAAGPSPPGPPPSPGAGQERRFGARLRSPAVIEMQGAGEKVTADSINIIGGDGGCTGPAGADKAPIELSAEARRPSCRGEPGRGSSRAAASGARTRVPGAARGPQLPGGSAPRNREQRRAXPPPSSASPLVKKLPIKRRAAADWPARGGGGGGQASCGRLCTDPGMAVMGVQVVVSLLAASLMQKMAPHCSFARWLLCNGSLLRYKHPSEEELCALAGKQRPKGRRDRRMNGVTDDKPLSVPRDIDLRLDTSPITTVDALVLRYFLDYQWFVDFAVYSTAVYVFTEGYYCLADPQKETNIGVLWCLLTVVFSVKVFFMVMRHYFRSEEGGERSVCLTFAFFFLLLAMVALVIREDYLEFGLEPGLAGVSTNLESILKQRGWEWTLPLAKLAFKVGLVALCSFLGACLTFPGLRLAQTHLDALRMAADKPLTQVLLHVSFLAPVLVVVMWIKPISRDFLLHAPMGKQTVQIMSDSAYNTARLWTIVGLCLLRLVVTRHHLQAYLGLAERWVEQMRKEAGRIAVLEIQRKITRIYCYVSVVSLQYLGPIILTLHCTLLLKTLGHHSWGLYPEPPRVPPAATAAPPRPGGEDGEDVRAAVEQITGILGSIFTPLFFRGLFAFLTWWVAACQVVTSLFGLYFHQYLAAS